The following are encoded in a window of Thermogemmatispora onikobensis genomic DNA:
- a CDS encoding FTR1 family iron permease, which yields MLATAILYLREGLEASLIVSILLAALRQLQLMRQARAVWIGVLLAVFCSFLAALALYVTVRIYDGTWFEAVFETVTYLVAVVLLTSMTFWMQHHSRTLKREMMTKASMASSGLALGLLAFTSVGREGLETAFFTLAFALQTHEAPLLMLGALLGLVLAVALCVLIYRLGYRLDYRRFFRVMGLLLLFFAAGLLGNAVQTMQEELHWLPFGTTVLWDSSGWLSEESTLGSLLHGLLGYSDAPTLLQACVYVVFLLIFGTLFWRLTRKPVPQSPAQPSQTLPAEAATKGASH from the coding sequence ATGCTGGCGACTGCCATTCTCTATCTACGCGAGGGACTTGAGGCCAGCCTGATTGTGAGCATCCTCCTGGCAGCTCTGCGCCAGTTACAGCTGATGCGCCAGGCGCGCGCAGTCTGGATCGGGGTGCTGCTGGCCGTCTTCTGCTCTTTTCTCGCTGCATTGGCCTTATATGTCACTGTTCGCATCTACGACGGTACCTGGTTTGAGGCGGTCTTTGAGACCGTGACCTACCTGGTGGCGGTGGTGCTTCTGACTTCAATGACCTTCTGGATGCAGCATCATAGCCGCACCTTGAAGCGTGAGATGATGACAAAGGCCAGTATGGCCAGCTCAGGTCTGGCTTTGGGGCTGCTGGCCTTCACCTCGGTCGGTCGTGAAGGGCTGGAAACAGCTTTCTTTACGCTGGCCTTCGCTCTTCAGACACACGAGGCCCCGCTGCTCATGCTGGGGGCGCTGCTTGGCCTGGTGCTGGCCGTGGCTCTCTGCGTCCTGATCTATCGTCTGGGCTACCGCCTCGACTATCGTCGCTTTTTCCGGGTCATGGGGCTACTCTTGCTCTTTTTTGCCGCTGGCTTATTGGGTAATGCTGTCCAGACCATGCAAGAGGAGCTGCATTGGCTGCCGTTTGGAACGACGGTGCTCTGGGATAGCAGTGGCTGGCTGAGCGAAGAGAGCACGCTGGGCAGCCTGCTGCATGGCCTGCTGGGTTACAGTGATGCGCCAACGCTGCTGCAAGCCTGCGTCTATGTCGTCTTCCTGCTCATCTTTGGGACGCTCTTCTGGCGCCTGACGCGCAAACCCGTCCCGCAGTCTCCTGCGCAACCGTCGCAGACCCTGCCTGCCGAAGCGGCTACTAAAGGCGCCTCGCATTAA
- a CDS encoding histidine phosphatase family protein encodes MSSSTVLTNTIYLVRHGENPANLTKEFSYRLVDYPLNAKGLLQARQTAAFFRGQPIDAIYASPLRRARQTAEIIAEAVALPVTLLEEFREINVGDLERRPPTVEHWKLHDQIIADWYSGNYLTRFPEGENFLELLQRIRQGLRKVIAGQSGRRIIIAGHGGIFTVLVKSLCYNADRAPIYHGAMDNCAITEIELQAFEEVLVGNLRLWASTAHLSGQAAELVPGQLQYAEKPSVSPIAEGLSTAP; translated from the coding sequence ATGAGTAGTAGTACAGTATTAACCAATACGATCTATCTTGTACGTCACGGAGAGAACCCAGCCAATCTGACTAAGGAATTTTCCTACCGTCTTGTCGATTATCCCCTGAATGCCAAGGGTCTGCTGCAAGCCAGGCAGACCGCCGCTTTTTTTCGAGGCCAGCCCATTGATGCGATCTACGCCTCACCGCTGAGGCGCGCGCGCCAGACCGCCGAGATCATTGCCGAGGCAGTGGCCCTGCCTGTGACCCTGCTAGAGGAGTTTCGCGAGATCAACGTTGGCGATCTTGAGCGCCGCCCTCCAACCGTCGAGCACTGGAAGCTCCACGATCAGATCATTGCCGATTGGTATAGTGGCAACTACCTGACCCGCTTTCCCGAGGGGGAGAACTTTCTGGAGCTCCTGCAGCGTATCCGCCAGGGCCTGCGCAAGGTCATCGCTGGCCAGAGCGGACGCCGCATCATTATCGCCGGACACGGCGGCATCTTCACGGTACTGGTCAAGTCCCTCTGCTATAATGCGGATCGCGCGCCCATCTATCACGGGGCAATGGACAACTGCGCAATCACGGAAATCGAGCTGCAGGCCTTCGAGGAGGTGCTCGTCGGCAACCTGCGCCTCTGGGCCAGCACCGCTCACCTCTCTGGCCAGGCCGCCGAGCTGGTCCCCGGACAGCTCCAGTACGCCGAGAAGCCCTCTGTCTCGCCCATCGCCGAAGGGCTTTCTACCGCCCCTTGA
- a CDS encoding zinc ribbon domain-containing protein, with protein sequence MQKPVTGQYECQHRSLPVPGLDAWTARVDRLTLLPNGRFVLFTQERSRLAQAAQSLLTSSGSGAGPAVSQPPAATRYEGQYVCQERRLLLLFDDGSRLEGQFAWNGEGVQLGPNFFQKVSDNTFFPPPQRLKQEMEELAKGLKVAATLGSLAVKAARALQSTQTSSPAQRPLSSPPSPAGMGPSAPPSAAPTPAPPTTPGSFPPPAADGQSQAAADSETFFCDQCGARVRPGKHYCGQCGALLP encoded by the coding sequence ATGCAGAAGCCAGTGACTGGACAGTATGAATGCCAGCATCGTTCGCTGCCGGTGCCGGGGCTGGATGCCTGGACTGCACGGGTCGACCGTCTGACTCTGCTGCCCAATGGACGTTTTGTGCTGTTCACTCAGGAGCGCTCGCGCCTGGCCCAGGCCGCTCAGAGTCTGCTGACCAGCTCAGGCAGCGGCGCTGGGCCTGCTGTGAGCCAGCCACCCGCAGCGACGCGGTACGAGGGTCAGTATGTCTGCCAGGAGCGTCGGCTGCTGCTGCTCTTCGACGATGGGAGCCGCCTGGAGGGCCAGTTTGCCTGGAATGGTGAGGGGGTACAGCTCGGACCGAACTTCTTCCAAAAGGTTTCTGACAACACGTTTTTTCCTCCTCCCCAGCGCCTCAAGCAGGAGATGGAGGAGCTGGCCAAGGGTCTCAAGGTAGCCGCCACGCTGGGAAGTCTGGCTGTGAAGGCCGCCCGGGCCCTCCAGAGCACTCAAACGAGCAGCCCTGCTCAGCGTCCTTTGTCTTCACCGCCCTCTCCGGCAGGCATGGGACCATCCGCCCCCCCTTCCGCTGCTCCAACACCTGCGCCTCCGACCACCCCCGGCTCGTTTCCTCCCCCCGCCGCTGATGGCCAGAGCCAGGCCGCGGCTGATAGCGAGACCTTTTTCTGCGATCAGTGCGGGGCCCGCGTGCGCCCAGGCAAGCACTATTGTGGACAGTGTGGCGCCCTCCTGCCCTGA
- the trpS gene encoding tryptophan--tRNA ligase gives MTTIDHDQQVQTSSSSAPPLKKRTFSGIQPSGDIHLGNYLGAIRNWVRTQTEYDNIYCIVDLHAITLPIDPQELHQNIRKLAAIYLACGLDTRYCKLFVQSHVRQHAEASWILGCFTPMGWLNRMTQFKAKAGENQETVGAGIYMYPVLMACDILLYQTHLVPVGEDQRQHLELTRDLAQRFNHLYRQEVFTIPEPLIREVGARIMSLTDPTQKMSKSNPNPNSRINLLDDPKTIKQKIARATTDSLRLIRFDPERPGVNNLLTIYQALTEQSREEIEAEFEGKGYGELKARLTEVMVATLEPIQRRYEEYMRDPAELEALLRAGADAVRPIAEATLQHMKDVIGLG, from the coding sequence ATGACAACGATTGATCACGATCAACAGGTACAGACGAGCAGCAGCAGTGCACCGCCGCTGAAGAAGCGCACCTTCTCCGGCATACAACCAAGCGGCGATATCCACCTGGGCAACTATCTGGGGGCGATCCGCAATTGGGTGCGAACGCAGACAGAATATGACAATATTTATTGCATTGTGGATCTGCATGCAATTACGCTGCCCATCGATCCCCAGGAGCTGCACCAGAATATTCGCAAGCTGGCTGCCATCTATCTGGCTTGCGGCCTCGATACGCGCTACTGCAAGCTTTTTGTGCAGTCGCATGTGCGCCAGCATGCCGAGGCGAGCTGGATTCTGGGTTGCTTCACACCGATGGGCTGGCTGAATCGCATGACCCAGTTCAAGGCCAAAGCCGGCGAGAACCAGGAGACGGTCGGGGCGGGTATCTATATGTACCCGGTGCTGATGGCTTGCGATATTCTGCTCTATCAGACGCACCTGGTTCCTGTCGGCGAGGACCAGCGCCAGCATCTGGAGCTGACGCGCGATCTGGCTCAGCGCTTCAATCATCTCTACCGGCAGGAGGTCTTTACGATCCCGGAGCCGCTCATCCGTGAGGTTGGGGCTCGCATTATGTCGCTCACCGATCCGACTCAGAAGATGAGCAAGTCGAACCCTAACCCTAACTCGCGGATCAATCTGCTCGATGACCCGAAGACGATCAAGCAGAAGATCGCCCGGGCAACGACAGATTCGCTGCGCCTGATCCGCTTCGATCCCGAACGGCCTGGGGTCAATAATCTGCTGACGATTTATCAGGCGCTGACGGAGCAGTCGCGCGAGGAGATCGAGGCAGAGTTTGAGGGCAAAGGCTATGGCGAGCTGAAGGCACGCCTGACAGAGGTTATGGTGGCTACGCTGGAGCCAATTCAGCGCCGCTACGAGGAGTATATGCGTGATCCGGCAGAGCTGGAGGCGCTCTTGCGCGCCGGAGCCGACGCGGTACGCCCGATTGCTGAGGCGACCTTACAGCACATGAAGGATGTGATTGGCCTCGGCTAG
- a CDS encoding YihY/virulence factor BrkB family protein, whose translation MTTEEVSEGKQQHRTRPGASSRARLEKIVQRAQAFFVKFNNDWVMNLAAALAFNLLTAMAPLAVALLALPGLLLGKAEVRMYLSQVILSIFPRMTASPELIDALLRQLNRVSGPLGVVSVLIALFTGSRLFVLLEGCFGIIYRRRPRALLQQNLMALGMLLLFAVLTPLMVLAASLPALVISFLKQTPLGQIPGSGFAFSLGGLLGGLALSWVFFLTIYTFVPNRRIRWRSTWRGALLAAVLTQIYLSLFSLYAAHFLNGLGGQIGFAIILVTFFYYFAVILLLGAEVNAFFGEKIRSAPADLVTLVAASSAQEAVASAEPAPPPAPSSNLISSGTRDPKEQSGQS comes from the coding sequence ATGACAACGGAAGAAGTCTCTGAAGGGAAGCAACAGCATCGCACGCGCCCAGGAGCCTCCAGCCGGGCCAGATTGGAGAAGATCGTGCAGCGCGCTCAGGCTTTTTTTGTCAAATTCAACAATGACTGGGTCATGAACCTGGCGGCAGCTCTGGCCTTTAACTTGCTGACCGCAATGGCTCCGCTAGCCGTGGCACTGCTGGCCCTTCCAGGTCTGCTGCTGGGCAAGGCCGAGGTCCGCATGTACCTCAGTCAGGTCATTCTTTCGATCTTTCCGCGGATGACGGCCTCGCCTGAGCTGATCGATGCCCTGCTGCGCCAGCTCAATCGCGTCTCTGGTCCCCTCGGCGTCGTCTCCGTCCTGATCGCTCTCTTCACAGGCTCTCGCCTCTTCGTCTTGCTGGAGGGCTGTTTCGGCATCATCTACCGACGGCGCCCTCGCGCCCTGCTGCAGCAGAATCTGATGGCCCTGGGTATGCTCTTGCTCTTCGCCGTGCTGACTCCGCTGATGGTCCTGGCGGCCAGCCTGCCGGCCCTGGTTATCTCCTTCCTGAAGCAGACCCCGCTTGGTCAGATACCCGGCAGCGGCTTCGCTTTCAGCTTGGGTGGCCTGCTGGGCGGCCTGGCACTCTCGTGGGTCTTCTTTTTGACGATCTATACCTTCGTGCCCAATCGACGCATCCGCTGGCGTTCAACCTGGCGCGGCGCCTTGCTGGCCGCTGTGCTGACCCAAATCTATCTGTCTCTCTTCTCCCTCTACGCCGCCCATTTCCTGAACGGCCTGGGTGGCCAGATCGGCTTTGCCATTATTCTGGTGACCTTCTTCTACTACTTCGCGGTGATTCTCCTGCTGGGCGCAGAGGTCAACGCTTTCTTCGGTGAGAAGATTCGCTCGGCCCCCGCCGATCTGGTGACACTGGTAGCTGCTAGCTCCGCTCAGGAGGCCGTCGCTTCAGCTGAGCCAGCTCCACCCCCTGCTCCTTCCAGCAACCTGATTTCATCAGGAACTAGAGACCCCAAAGAACAATCAGGGCAATCGTGA
- a CDS encoding helix-turn-helix domain-containing protein: protein MARPAKRVSPDTLGGRIRAARQSLRLSLADVADGRYSTSLISQIERNRVEPSPESLRFLAERLNLPLDDLMVLVQQQRESEAEANRYKENEEKLNHALRLLESKHVKAALDLVTTINIEHAPPSLRWRLYALRGQCFFSMREFVQAQRQFFQAAALRPERLPTEQVYEATLLHLHLAATCRELGYLDLANDHYETVLKLMQPETPIHYVAEAHWGLALVSFERADTHRDNEQWPAESERLKYRALHHAENARTLYRSIGDEINESLLSCEIALIYQGLGRLDEARACLREVLEKWQPRVAAASPVAKNSLEERRQKREANVVAAAAAYLASLELQCQHYELALEYVRQAHEAARKSYTLRRAEAYLIEGQILEALEQEQDRPISGESGAERAFRAAIEELKPTDRMAALIHAHDLLGRHLLKRGRIREGEYELDVARALAQTRRQWQEPLAITDEQ, encoded by the coding sequence ATGGCACGTCCAGCCAAGCGAGTATCTCCTGACACGCTAGGAGGGCGTATCCGCGCAGCACGGCAGAGCCTACGCCTCTCGCTGGCGGATGTCGCTGACGGTCGCTACAGTACCAGCCTGATCTCTCAAATCGAGCGCAACCGCGTCGAGCCTTCGCCAGAGAGCCTGCGCTTCCTGGCTGAGCGGCTGAATCTGCCCCTGGACGATTTGATGGTCCTGGTTCAGCAGCAGCGCGAGTCGGAGGCCGAGGCCAATCGCTACAAGGAAAACGAGGAAAAGTTGAATCACGCTCTCCGCTTGCTAGAGAGCAAACATGTGAAAGCAGCCCTGGACCTGGTTACGACCATCAACATCGAGCATGCTCCTCCTTCACTGCGCTGGAGGCTCTATGCTTTGAGAGGACAGTGCTTCTTTAGCATGCGGGAGTTTGTGCAGGCTCAGCGGCAGTTCTTCCAGGCCGCCGCTTTGCGCCCTGAGCGACTACCAACCGAGCAGGTCTATGAGGCGACATTGCTCCACCTGCACCTGGCCGCAACCTGCCGCGAGCTGGGCTATCTCGATCTGGCTAATGATCACTATGAGACGGTGCTGAAGCTGATGCAGCCAGAAACCCCCATTCACTACGTGGCTGAAGCCCACTGGGGGCTCGCTCTGGTTTCGTTCGAGCGCGCCGATACGCACCGCGATAATGAGCAGTGGCCCGCTGAGTCCGAGCGACTGAAGTATCGCGCCCTCCATCATGCCGAGAACGCTCGTACGCTTTATCGCTCGATTGGCGACGAGATCAACGAGAGCTTGCTGAGCTGCGAAATCGCTCTGATCTACCAGGGCCTGGGCCGTTTGGACGAGGCCCGCGCCTGTCTGCGTGAGGTGCTGGAGAAGTGGCAGCCGCGAGTGGCTGCTGCCTCACCCGTGGCGAAGAATAGTCTGGAGGAGCGCCGTCAGAAGCGCGAGGCCAATGTGGTAGCAGCGGCAGCGGCCTATCTGGCGAGCCTTGAGCTACAGTGTCAGCATTATGAACTGGCCCTGGAGTACGTTCGCCAGGCTCACGAGGCGGCACGCAAAAGCTATACGCTGCGCCGCGCGGAGGCCTATCTGATCGAGGGCCAGATCCTGGAGGCCCTGGAGCAAGAGCAGGACAGACCGATCAGCGGCGAGTCCGGGGCTGAGCGAGCTTTCCGTGCCGCTATCGAGGAGCTGAAGCCTACCGATCGGATGGCGGCCCTGATTCATGCTCACGATCTGCTGGGACGCCATTTGTTGAAGCGCGGTAGAATTAGGGAGGGCGAGTACGAGCTGGATGTGGCGCGTGCTCTGGCTCAGACACGCCGTCAGTGGCAGGAGCCGCTGGCGATCACCGATGAGCAGTGA
- a CDS encoding metal-dependent transcriptional regulator, producing MKTAESVSQTVEEYLETIYNMSMEGETVIGARLAQKFGVAPPTVTETLKRLVRDGYVEMDSKRQVRLTEAGYRIAESVLRRHRLAERFLVDLLGMEWHQVHEEACRLEHVISGKFEEQVILNLKQPTTCPHGNPIPGLVPNARTYLSDCGAVRLSTLAPGETATILLISEVVEDESALILYLHQRGLTPGTRLTVVSQGRKLNPDDSEESVVLMVEGHEVAIMKSIAPKIWVTR from the coding sequence ATGAAGACCGCAGAATCAGTGAGTCAGACTGTCGAGGAATACCTGGAAACAATTTATAACATGAGTATGGAGGGAGAGACAGTCATTGGAGCAAGATTAGCTCAGAAATTTGGCGTAGCTCCTCCGACGGTAACTGAGACGCTTAAGCGGCTTGTCCGTGATGGATACGTAGAGATGGATAGCAAGCGGCAGGTACGTCTTACCGAAGCGGGTTATCGGATCGCCGAGTCTGTGCTGCGACGTCACCGGCTTGCTGAGCGCTTCCTGGTCGATCTTCTGGGCATGGAGTGGCACCAGGTCCATGAAGAGGCCTGTCGTCTGGAGCATGTCATCTCAGGCAAATTTGAGGAGCAGGTCATCCTCAACCTCAAGCAACCAACCACCTGCCCGCATGGCAATCCCATCCCTGGTCTTGTCCCCAACGCGCGGACCTATCTCAGCGACTGTGGAGCTGTGCGGCTTTCCACCCTGGCTCCGGGTGAGACGGCGACGATTCTCCTCATTTCAGAGGTGGTTGAGGACGAATCGGCCCTGATCCTCTATCTCCACCAGCGTGGGTTGACGCCGGGCACGCGCCTGACCGTAGTTTCTCAGGGGCGCAAGCTCAATCCTGACGATAGCGAGGAGAGTGTGGTGCTCATGGTCGAGGGGCATGAAGTGGCCATCATGAAGTCCATTGCGCCCAAGATCTGGGTCACACGCTAG
- a CDS encoding DUF3307 domain-containing protein codes for MVVTSLLSTLFTWLACHFVGDFAFQSSWMALEKGKSWEVAFYHCATYTAVFVLFARPSVLAIVLLLTTHLIIDALKARYHIIPSIWVDQLLHLVTIALIVLWGL; via the coding sequence ATGGTTGTCACCAGTCTGTTGTCAACGCTATTCACCTGGCTGGCCTGCCATTTTGTCGGAGACTTCGCCTTCCAAAGCAGCTGGATGGCACTGGAGAAAGGCAAGAGCTGGGAAGTCGCCTTCTATCACTGCGCCACTTACACCGCGGTCTTCGTCCTCTTTGCCCGTCCCTCGGTGCTGGCCATTGTTTTACTCCTCACCACCCACCTGATCATTGATGCCCTCAAGGCGCGCTACCACATAATCCCCTCCATCTGGGTTGACCAGCTGCTGCACCTGGTCACGATTGCCCTGATTGTTCTTTGGGGTCTCTAG
- a CDS encoding DNA gyrase/topoisomerase IV subunit B translates to MSGARAEQVEEQEGAFQDGERRGRGRGRSREGSAGSDPTGYSAANIQVLEGLTAIRHRPGMYIGSTSTSGLLHLLWEALDNAVDEAVAGYGRHIWVRIERDGRVTVRDEGRGMPFDPMTYQGRTLPAATVIMTVPHSGGKFAEGAYKTAGGLHGVGATVINALSEELELTIWRNGQQFRQRFQRGLALPHEITPCDPRLHGTQLWWLYDRSIFDAEAYYAPEAVQSRLKAAAYLNRGVAFHLDLWDEASGQQVQYLFYSREGLPDYVRDLAAGGAAGGQPLFKQVIAIAGERDGVQVEVALQPTTGFKTTLFSYANAVRTRDGGVHETGFKAALTRVVHDYALKWGIIKSRDKEGFRPEVIQQGLNAVISVKLTNPQFQGQTKDRLNNAPVEGIVRSIVDEGLKEWFERNPAAGKEWIKKIQQMQKARNEAQLVEELARSGEKKNGELIDTSLSRKFLKCNTNDPARAELFIVEGDSAGGSAGQGRFSEYQAVLKLKGKPLNVAKADLERILRNEEIRTIINVLGTGTRDAFDISKLRFQRIIIATDADVDGLHIQCLLLTLFHQEFSELIERGHVYIACPPLYSVRYRGRVVWLLDDEARQQFLATHPEAQGLEFKRYKGLGEMNPQELRDTTFDPAQRTLKRVTLEDAVLASRLVAELMEDRNAEARRSFLAEHARKIREIDV, encoded by the coding sequence GTGTCGGGCGCGCGGGCGGAGCAGGTCGAAGAGCAGGAGGGAGCGTTTCAGGACGGGGAGCGGCGTGGGCGGGGCCGGGGAAGAAGCAGGGAAGGCTCAGCCGGCAGTGATCCGACTGGCTACTCAGCGGCCAATATCCAGGTACTGGAAGGGCTAACGGCTATTCGTCATCGGCCTGGCATGTACATTGGTTCGACCTCAACCTCTGGGCTGTTGCATCTGCTCTGGGAGGCTCTTGATAACGCTGTAGATGAGGCTGTGGCGGGCTATGGCCGCCATATCTGGGTACGCATTGAGCGTGATGGCCGGGTCACGGTGCGCGACGAGGGGCGCGGCATGCCGTTTGATCCCATGACCTATCAGGGCCGGACGCTGCCGGCGGCGACCGTCATCATGACCGTGCCGCACTCGGGCGGCAAATTTGCTGAAGGGGCCTACAAGACGGCTGGCGGCCTGCATGGGGTCGGGGCAACGGTGATTAATGCCCTCTCCGAAGAGCTGGAATTGACCATCTGGCGCAACGGGCAGCAGTTTCGCCAGCGCTTCCAGCGCGGCCTTGCGCTTCCCCATGAGATTACCCCATGTGATCCGCGCTTGCATGGGACGCAGCTCTGGTGGCTCTACGACCGCAGCATTTTCGACGCGGAGGCCTACTACGCTCCCGAAGCGGTTCAGAGCCGGCTCAAGGCCGCCGCCTATCTCAATCGCGGGGTAGCTTTCCACCTCGATCTCTGGGATGAAGCCAGCGGGCAGCAGGTGCAATATCTCTTTTATTCGCGCGAGGGCCTGCCCGATTACGTGCGCGACCTGGCCGCCGGGGGCGCTGCGGGCGGCCAGCCGCTCTTCAAGCAGGTGATCGCCATTGCCGGTGAGCGCGATGGCGTCCAGGTGGAGGTGGCCCTGCAACCGACAACCGGCTTTAAAACGACGCTCTTCAGCTACGCCAATGCCGTGCGCACGCGCGATGGTGGCGTCCATGAAACAGGCTTCAAAGCGGCCCTGACGCGCGTGGTCCATGACTACGCCCTCAAATGGGGGATCATCAAGAGCCGCGACAAGGAGGGCTTCCGCCCCGAGGTCATTCAGCAGGGCCTCAACGCCGTTATCTCGGTCAAGCTCACCAACCCCCAGTTTCAGGGGCAGACCAAGGATCGTCTCAACAATGCCCCGGTTGAGGGCATTGTGCGCTCGATCGTCGATGAAGGACTCAAAGAGTGGTTTGAGCGCAATCCGGCTGCTGGCAAAGAGTGGATCAAAAAGATCCAACAAATGCAGAAGGCTCGTAACGAAGCTCAGCTGGTCGAGGAGCTGGCGCGCAGCGGTGAGAAGAAGAATGGCGAACTCATCGACACCTCGCTCTCGCGCAAGTTTCTGAAGTGCAATACCAACGATCCGGCGCGGGCTGAACTCTTTATTGTCGAAGGCGACTCTGCCGGAGGCAGCGCTGGCCAGGGGCGCTTCTCGGAGTACCAGGCGGTGCTCAAGCTGAAAGGGAAGCCCCTGAATGTGGCCAAAGCCGATCTGGAGCGCATCCTGCGCAACGAGGAGATCCGCACCATTATTAATGTCCTTGGCACGGGCACCCGCGATGCCTTTGATATTAGCAAGCTGCGCTTCCAGCGCATCATCATTGCCACCGATGCCGATGTCGACGGCCTGCACATTCAGTGTCTGCTGCTGACCCTTTTCCACCAGGAGTTTAGCGAGCTGATTGAGCGTGGCCATGTTTACATTGCCTGCCCGCCCCTCTACTCGGTGCGCTATAGGGGGCGTGTCGTCTGGCTGCTAGACGACGAGGCGCGTCAGCAATTTCTGGCGACGCATCCCGAGGCTCAGGGCCTGGAGTTCAAGCGCTATAAGGGGCTGGGGGAGATGAATCCCCAGGAGCTGCGGGATACAACCTTCGATCCGGCTCAGCGCACGCTCAAGCGCGTGACGCTGGAGGATGCGGTCCTGGCCTCGAGGCTGGTGGCCGAATTGATGGAGGATCGCAACGCCGAGGCCCGTCGCAGCTTTCTGGCCGAGCACGCGCGCAAGATCAGGGAGATCGATGTCTAG
- a CDS encoding O-antigen ligase family protein encodes MSEKVLPSNVPEIGVQRERLARGGEPAPGSPTARALSPFWLDRLLEAGLVLSMALYYCAGNSHLGSGPFFHLSPLATLPFLFVFMILCWYRPAMAVALLPLSLPVYLQQKTVISHYSFSAAEIGLWSCVAVIVIQALVRRQHWPYWLSGSELRARLGPLLWPILLFLGAAAFSVVIAYNRTVALRAFREEVFDPLVYLLLALYCLRTRQDLVRLLLALFATGLLIAFLGIGQYLDLLARGASLSDIPRINTVYGSANSVGLLFDYTLPLGLALMLMPRVTTSGFLASWRCRLLALALCLPLVFVLYLTRSGGAWAACAGAVIFLIACAIADRRLLLICGLGLMLLAGLGLLCFHSTISSYLLERHANAQGIGTLTKRLYLWESALHMIKDSPVTGYGLDNWLCHYSLNNVCHSTNLYHYWITTDPQTHRPTGLRYEPDLSHPHNIFLQIWVSVGTVGLLAFLAVLVFFFWLLFRILARLYRQAEADPWLVWGALSIGGAMVAALVQGMVDSSVLEQDLAFCFWILVLALLLLRVLSKTPWRGQSASVGAM; translated from the coding sequence ATGAGCGAAAAAGTACTTCCTTCCAATGTACCGGAGATCGGGGTCCAGCGAGAAAGGCTGGCTAGAGGGGGCGAGCCGGCCCCAGGCTCGCCCACTGCCCGTGCTCTATCGCCTTTCTGGCTTGATCGTCTTCTTGAGGCTGGCCTGGTGCTCTCGATGGCCCTCTACTATTGTGCGGGCAATTCCCATCTGGGATCAGGGCCGTTCTTCCATCTCTCCCCGCTTGCAACCTTGCCTTTCCTCTTCGTCTTTATGATCCTCTGCTGGTATCGTCCAGCGATGGCCGTTGCGCTCCTGCCGCTCAGTCTACCCGTCTACTTACAACAAAAGACCGTTATTAGCCATTACAGCTTTAGTGCGGCGGAGATTGGCCTTTGGAGTTGTGTGGCTGTTATCGTGATCCAGGCGTTGGTGCGGAGGCAGCACTGGCCCTACTGGCTGAGCGGATCCGAGCTGCGGGCCCGCCTGGGTCCCTTGCTGTGGCCGATTCTGCTCTTCCTGGGGGCCGCGGCCTTTTCCGTTGTCATCGCCTATAACCGTACGGTAGCTCTCCGGGCTTTCCGCGAGGAGGTCTTTGATCCGCTGGTCTATCTCCTGTTAGCTCTCTACTGTCTCCGGACGCGCCAGGACCTGGTGAGGCTGCTGCTGGCGCTCTTCGCCACTGGTTTGCTGATTGCCTTCCTCGGTATAGGGCAGTACCTGGATCTGCTGGCCCGCGGTGCCAGCCTCAGCGATATCCCGCGCATTAACACTGTCTATGGGAGTGCCAACAGTGTGGGGCTGCTTTTCGACTATACCCTGCCTCTGGGCCTCGCACTGATGCTCATGCCGCGGGTGACCACTAGCGGCTTCCTGGCCTCCTGGCGTTGTCGCCTCTTAGCTCTGGCGCTCTGCCTGCCGCTCGTCTTCGTCCTCTATCTCACGCGCTCTGGGGGCGCCTGGGCAGCCTGTGCGGGAGCGGTTATCTTTCTTATTGCCTGCGCCATTGCTGATCGCCGTCTCTTGCTGATCTGTGGGCTGGGGCTAATGCTCCTGGCAGGGCTTGGACTCCTCTGCTTCCATAGCACCATCAGTAGCTATCTCCTGGAGCGGCATGCCAACGCCCAGGGCATTGGCACCCTTACCAAGCGCCTCTACCTCTGGGAGAGCGCCCTCCACATGATCAAAGACAGCCCTGTTACGGGCTACGGTCTCGACAACTGGCTCTGTCATTATAGCCTGAACAACGTCTGCCACAGCACGAATCTCTATCACTACTGGATCACCACCGATCCGCAGACGCACCGGCCCACCGGCCTGCGCTACGAGCCGGACCTCTCTCATCCGCATAATATTTTTCTGCAAATCTGGGTCAGCGTTGGCACTGTGGGCCTCCTGGCCTTCCTGGCGGTGCTGGTCTTCTTCTTCTGGCTGCTCTTCCGTATTCTGGCGCGCCTGTATCGCCAGGCCGAAGCTGATCCCTGGTTAGTCTGGGGCGCGCTCAGCATCGGCGGCGCAATGGTGGCCGCCCTGGTCCAGGGGATGGTCGATAGCTCGGTGCTGGAGCAGGACCTGGCCTTCTGCTTTTGGATACTGGTGCTGGCTCTGCTCCTGCTGCGCGTCCTGTCAAAGACACCCTGGCGGGGCCAGAGTGCCTCTGTGGGGGCAATGTAA